One part of the Paroedura picta isolate Pp20150507F chromosome 5, Ppicta_v3.0, whole genome shotgun sequence genome encodes these proteins:
- the LOC143837016 gene encoding sperm acrosome membrane-associated protein 6-like isoform X3 gives MEKLKDIFGRILFYLEEKGMAKVPYPQAIPEAAAKVQKEVEGLQAAPACIPPCGFQKEARSYRCDSCHVTDCPLPIDCPIRYVHKAEGDITILRCTVKFTIPPETIIRWKFAKDIISQDLAYFEVLYTGMDLTFLIRPTTGAHGGTYACEIAEEDDVLVRKFFYLNVTVKRLGKEKELQAMFHDILNPPPGVASVEVVEPISSLQDLLQDPDSLRKTGVLLLLLGLFLSSMLVTLLLMGVYFWATDVK, from the exons ATGGAAAAGCTGAAAGACATTTTTGGCAGGATCCTCTTTTACCTGGAAGAGAAAGGCATGGCCAAGG TGCCATATCCTCAAGCCATACCGGAGGCTGCGGCAAAGGTTCAAAAGGAAGTGGAGGGGCTCCAAGCAG ctccagcctgcatcccgccATGCG GGTTCCAGAAGGAGGCCCGTTCCTACAGATGCGATTCTTGCCACGTCACGGATTGCCCGCTGCCCATCGACTGCCCAA TTCGGTATGTTCACAAAGCAGAAGGGGACATCACCATTCTGCGCTGCACCGTGAAGTTTACAATTCCCCCCGAGACCATAATCCGGTGGAAGTTTGCCAAGGAC ATCATAAGCCAGGACCTGGCATACTTCGAGGTCCTTTACACCGGAATGGATTTGACCTTCCTGATACGACCCACGACGGGAGCCCACGGGGGAACCTACGCCTGTGAGATCGCGGAGGAAGACGACGTGCTGGTCAGAAAGTTCTTCTATCTCAACG tgaCAGTGAAGCGGCTGGGCAAGGAAAAGGAGCTGCAGGCCATGTTCCACGACATCTTGAACCCCCCACCAGGGGTGGCGTCGGTTGAGGTGGTGGAACCCATCTCCTCCCTGCAGGACTTACTACAGGATCCCGATTCCCTGCGCAAGACCGGCGTCCTTCTCCTTTTACTGGGGCTGTTCCTGAGCTCCATGCTGGTGACCCTCCTGCTCAT ggGAGTTTATTTTTGGGCTACAGACGTGAAGTGA
- the LOC143837016 gene encoding sperm acrosome membrane-associated protein 6-like isoform X2 has protein sequence MTPTGYPVLLWLAFSSQAGACLYCFSTEGKRIRVCEYFLGYANGQQKACLSALTAAFQPYVKIQVVPYPQAIPEAAAKVQKEVEGLQAAPACIPPCGFQKEARSYRCDSCHVTDCPLPIDCPIRYVHKAEGDITILRCTVKFTIPPETIIRWKFAKDIISQDLAYFEVLYTGMDLTFLIRPTTGAHGGTYACEIAEEDDVLVRKFFYLNVTVKRLGKEKELQAMFHDILNPPPGVASVEVVEPISSLQDLLQDPDSLRKTGVLLLLLGLFLSSMLVTLLLMGVYFWATDVK, from the exons ATGACACCCACAGGGTACCCCGTGCTTCTTTGGCTGGCCTTCTCCTCTCAGGCTGGAGCCTGCTTATACTGCTTCTCCACGGAGGGCAAGCGCATTCGGGTCTGCGAGTACTTTCTGGGCTATGCTAATGGCCAGCAAAAGGCCTGCCTGAGTGCTCTAACGGCCGCCTTTCAGCCATACGTCAAAATCCAGGTGG TGCCATATCCTCAAGCCATACCGGAGGCTGCGGCAAAGGTTCAAAAGGAAGTGGAGGGGCTCCAAGCAG ctccagcctgcatcccgccATGCG GGTTCCAGAAGGAGGCCCGTTCCTACAGATGCGATTCTTGCCACGTCACGGATTGCCCGCTGCCCATCGACTGCCCAA TTCGGTATGTTCACAAAGCAGAAGGGGACATCACCATTCTGCGCTGCACCGTGAAGTTTACAATTCCCCCCGAGACCATAATCCGGTGGAAGTTTGCCAAGGAC ATCATAAGCCAGGACCTGGCATACTTCGAGGTCCTTTACACCGGAATGGATTTGACCTTCCTGATACGACCCACGACGGGAGCCCACGGGGGAACCTACGCCTGTGAGATCGCGGAGGAAGACGACGTGCTGGTCAGAAAGTTCTTCTATCTCAACG tgaCAGTGAAGCGGCTGGGCAAGGAAAAGGAGCTGCAGGCCATGTTCCACGACATCTTGAACCCCCCACCAGGGGTGGCGTCGGTTGAGGTGGTGGAACCCATCTCCTCCCTGCAGGACTTACTACAGGATCCCGATTCCCTGCGCAAGACCGGCGTCCTTCTCCTTTTACTGGGGCTGTTCCTGAGCTCCATGCTGGTGACCCTCCTGCTCAT ggGAGTTTATTTTTGGGCTACAGACGTGAAGTGA
- the LOC143837016 gene encoding sperm acrosome membrane-associated protein 6-like isoform X1 → MTPTGYPVLLWLAFSSQAGACLYCFSTEGKRIRVCEYFLGYANGQQKACLSALTAAFQPYVKIQVGVSEMEKLKDIFGRILFYLEEKGMAKVPYPQAIPEAAAKVQKEVEGLQAAPACIPPCGFQKEARSYRCDSCHVTDCPLPIDCPIRYVHKAEGDITILRCTVKFTIPPETIIRWKFAKDIISQDLAYFEVLYTGMDLTFLIRPTTGAHGGTYACEIAEEDDVLVRKFFYLNVTVKRLGKEKELQAMFHDILNPPPGVASVEVVEPISSLQDLLQDPDSLRKTGVLLLLLGLFLSSMLVTLLLMGVYFWATDVK, encoded by the exons ATGACACCCACAGGGTACCCCGTGCTTCTTTGGCTGGCCTTCTCCTCTCAGGCTGGAGCCTGCTTATACTGCTTCTCCACGGAGGGCAAGCGCATTCGGGTCTGCGAGTACTTTCTGGGCTATGCTAATGGCCAGCAAAAGGCCTGCCTGAGTGCTCTAACGGCCGCCTTTCAGCCATACGTCAAAATCCAGGTGG GTGTGTCTGAAATGGAAAAGCTGAAAGACATTTTTGGCAGGATCCTCTTTTACCTGGAAGAGAAAGGCATGGCCAAGG TGCCATATCCTCAAGCCATACCGGAGGCTGCGGCAAAGGTTCAAAAGGAAGTGGAGGGGCTCCAAGCAG ctccagcctgcatcccgccATGCG GGTTCCAGAAGGAGGCCCGTTCCTACAGATGCGATTCTTGCCACGTCACGGATTGCCCGCTGCCCATCGACTGCCCAA TTCGGTATGTTCACAAAGCAGAAGGGGACATCACCATTCTGCGCTGCACCGTGAAGTTTACAATTCCCCCCGAGACCATAATCCGGTGGAAGTTTGCCAAGGAC ATCATAAGCCAGGACCTGGCATACTTCGAGGTCCTTTACACCGGAATGGATTTGACCTTCCTGATACGACCCACGACGGGAGCCCACGGGGGAACCTACGCCTGTGAGATCGCGGAGGAAGACGACGTGCTGGTCAGAAAGTTCTTCTATCTCAACG tgaCAGTGAAGCGGCTGGGCAAGGAAAAGGAGCTGCAGGCCATGTTCCACGACATCTTGAACCCCCCACCAGGGGTGGCGTCGGTTGAGGTGGTGGAACCCATCTCCTCCCTGCAGGACTTACTACAGGATCCCGATTCCCTGCGCAAGACCGGCGTCCTTCTCCTTTTACTGGGGCTGTTCCTGAGCTCCATGCTGGTGACCCTCCTGCTCAT ggGAGTTTATTTTTGGGCTACAGACGTGAAGTGA